In one window of Nakamurella sp. PAMC28650 DNA:
- a CDS encoding HypC/HybG/HupF family hydrogenase formation chaperone, whose translation MCLAVPGRILRMFEADDTLMSEVDFGGVVKQVCLEYVPDAAVGDYVIVHVGFALQKLDEESALATLAEFERLGIMAEEFGDGFALAARAAGPSGDPTTSGVALTNGAGR comes from the coding sequence ATGTGTCTAGCCGTTCCGGGCCGCATCCTGAGGATGTTCGAGGCTGACGACACGCTGATGTCAGAGGTGGATTTCGGCGGTGTCGTGAAGCAGGTGTGCCTGGAGTACGTCCCCGACGCCGCCGTCGGTGACTACGTCATCGTGCACGTGGGGTTCGCACTGCAGAAACTGGACGAGGAGTCCGCGCTGGCCACGCTGGCGGAATTCGAGAGGCTCGGCATCATGGCGGAGGAATTCGGGGACGGCTTCGCGCTGGCCGCCAGAGCGGCCGGCCCGAGCGGGGACCCGACGACCAGCGGCGTCGCCCTGACGAACGGAGCAGGACGATGA
- the hypE gene encoding hydrogenase expression/formation protein HypE — translation MPERRDAAPDFDGWTCPVPLRDSPHIVMGHGGGGAMSGELIEHLFLPAFGAAAAAELADSAVLPRPAGRLAFSTDSYVVKPMFFPGGNIGDLAVNGTVNDLAMSGARPLYLSTAFILEEGTALTDINRIATAMGNAAAVAGVQLVTGDTKVVDTGNGDGVFINTAGIGVIDDGVDIRPTRAAVGDVVLISGPIGLHGVAIMSCREGLEFGTSIETDSAPLHGMVAAMIATGADIHVLRDPTRGGVSASLNEIARASGVGIDLVEKDLPIPELVANACSLLGLDPLQVANEGKLIAIVAQPDAERVLSAMQAHENGKEATVIGRCGSAHAGMVVARTALGGNRVVDLPIGEQLPRIC, via the coding sequence ATGCCTGAACGACGCGACGCTGCACCGGATTTCGACGGCTGGACCTGTCCGGTCCCGCTCCGGGACTCACCGCACATCGTGATGGGGCACGGTGGCGGTGGCGCGATGTCCGGCGAGCTGATCGAGCACCTGTTCCTGCCGGCCTTCGGTGCGGCTGCCGCCGCCGAGCTCGCCGACTCCGCGGTGCTGCCGCGCCCGGCCGGGCGGCTGGCGTTCTCCACCGACTCCTACGTGGTCAAGCCGATGTTCTTCCCCGGGGGGAACATCGGCGACCTGGCCGTCAACGGAACGGTCAACGACCTGGCCATGTCCGGTGCCCGGCCTCTCTATCTCTCGACCGCCTTCATCCTGGAGGAGGGCACCGCGCTGACCGACATCAATCGGATCGCCACGGCGATGGGCAACGCCGCCGCGGTAGCGGGCGTGCAACTGGTCACCGGCGACACCAAGGTGGTCGACACCGGAAACGGGGACGGCGTCTTCATCAATACCGCGGGAATCGGGGTGATCGACGACGGCGTCGACATCCGGCCCACCCGGGCCGCGGTCGGCGACGTGGTGCTGATCAGCGGGCCGATCGGGCTGCACGGGGTGGCGATCATGAGTTGCCGGGAAGGGCTGGAGTTCGGCACCAGCATCGAGACCGACAGTGCCCCGTTGCACGGGATGGTGGCAGCGATGATCGCGACCGGTGCGGACATCCACGTCCTGCGTGATCCGACCCGCGGCGGGGTGTCGGCCTCGCTCAACGAGATCGCCAGGGCCTCCGGCGTCGGAATCGACCTGGTGGAAAAGGATCTGCCCATTCCGGAGCTGGTGGCGAACGCCTGCAGCCTGCTGGGCCTTGACCCTCTGCAGGTGGCGAACGAGGGCAAGTTGATCGCGATCGTCGCCCAGCCCGACGCCGAGAGGGTGCTGTCGGCGATGCAGGCCCACGAGAACGGCAAGGAGGCCACCGTCATCGGTCGGTGCGGTTCGGCACACGCCGGCATGGTGGTCGCGCGCACGGCCCTGGGCGGCAACCGGGTGGTGGATCTGCCGATCGGCGAGCAACTACCCAGGATCTGTTGA
- the hypD gene encoding hydrogenase formation protein HypD — translation MKYLEEFSNPDLAHNLLDRIRAAATRRWAIMEVCGGQTHSIIRHGIDQLLPDEIEMIHGPGCPVCVTPLEIIDRALSIAARPGVIFCSFGDMLRVPGSKDDLFRVKSLGGDVRVVYSPLDALKIAKDNPDRQVVFFGIGFETTAPANAMTVYQAKRLGIENFSLLVSHVLVPPAISAIMESPTCRVQAFLAAGHVCSVMGTREYPSLAAKYEVPIVVTGFEPLDILEGIRKTVLQLESGRHEVENAYSRAVTEEGNPAAQAMLDDVFERTDRVWRGIGMIPGSGWQLAPKYAAFDAENRFDVRNIKTEESTLCRSGEVLQGLIKPHECAAFGKECTPRNPLGATMVSSEGACAAYYLYRRLELTPAASHA, via the coding sequence ATGAAATACCTGGAGGAGTTCTCCAATCCCGATCTGGCCCACAATCTGCTGGATCGGATCCGGGCGGCCGCCACCCGCCGCTGGGCGATCATGGAGGTGTGCGGCGGGCAGACCCACTCGATCATCCGGCACGGCATCGACCAGCTCCTGCCGGACGAGATCGAGATGATCCACGGCCCGGGGTGTCCGGTCTGCGTGACCCCGCTGGAGATCATCGACCGGGCGCTGTCGATCGCGGCCCGGCCGGGGGTCATCTTCTGCTCCTTCGGGGACATGCTCCGGGTGCCGGGATCCAAGGACGACCTGTTCCGGGTCAAGAGTCTGGGCGGCGACGTCCGGGTGGTCTACTCGCCGCTAGATGCGCTGAAGATCGCGAAGGACAACCCCGACCGTCAGGTGGTCTTCTTCGGCATCGGCTTCGAGACCACCGCCCCCGCCAATGCGATGACGGTCTACCAGGCAAAACGGCTTGGTATCGAAAACTTCTCGCTGCTGGTCTCGCACGTGCTGGTCCCCCCGGCCATCTCTGCGATCATGGAGTCGCCGACCTGCCGGGTCCAGGCCTTCCTGGCGGCCGGGCACGTGTGCAGCGTGATGGGGACGCGGGAGTACCCGTCGCTGGCCGCGAAGTACGAGGTGCCGATCGTGGTCACCGGATTCGAGCCGCTGGACATCCTGGAGGGGATCCGCAAGACGGTGCTGCAACTGGAATCCGGTCGACACGAGGTCGAGAACGCCTACTCCCGCGCCGTCACCGAGGAGGGCAACCCGGCCGCCCAGGCCATGCTGGACGATGTGTTCGAACGGACGGACCGGGTCTGGCGGGGGATCGGGATGATTCCGGGCAGCGGCTGGCAGCTGGCACCGAAATATGCCGCGTTCGACGCCGAGAACCGATTCGACGTGCGCAACATCAAGACGGAGGAATCGACGCTCTGCCGGTCCGGCGAGGTGCTGCAGGGGCTGATCAAGCCCCATGAATGTGCAGCCTTCGGCAAGGAATGCACTCCCCGCAATCCGTTGGGCGCCACCATGGTCTCTTCCGAGGGTGCGTGCGCCGCCTACTACCTCTACCGTCGTCTCGAGCTCACCCCGGCGGCCAGTCATGCCTGA
- a CDS encoding NAD(P)/FAD-dependent oxidoreductase, giving the protein MTNAVVVGSGPNGLAAALVLAAAGVQVQVVEAADTLGGGVRSSELTLPGLVHDECSGFHPLALDTPFSRQFDLTAHGLSWRWPEVQYSHPLDGGRGAAAWRSVPDTAAALGSDGPRWTSLFGALSDRFDVIAEDFLRPMLHVPAHPLQLARFGAYAALPTGWLARRWSTDEARALVAGVAAHAFRPFDSPMSAAIGLALGTAAHRYGWPVAAGGSGAIAAAQVSMLTSLGATFLTGTSVTSLAELGSPDIVMLDVAPAAAARIAGDTMPPRIIRSLNRFRHGPGSFKVDFAVAQGVPWTHEPSRRAGTVHVGGSLSEIALVEKMVNRGRMPERPFVLVGQQYVADGSRSRDDVHPLYAYAHVPSGYTGDATAAIEAQIERFAPGFRDRILARHVRSTTQMAQYNANYVGGDIVTGANTPWQLVFRPRTTLDPYSLGLPGVYLCSAATPPGAGAHGMCGFNAAHSALRRLGA; this is encoded by the coding sequence ATGACGAACGCAGTGGTGGTCGGCAGCGGGCCCAACGGACTGGCGGCCGCACTGGTCCTGGCCGCCGCCGGCGTGCAGGTGCAGGTGGTGGAGGCCGCCGACACCCTCGGTGGCGGCGTTCGCAGCAGCGAACTGACGCTGCCCGGTCTCGTTCACGACGAGTGCTCGGGGTTCCACCCGCTGGCCCTGGACACTCCGTTCTCGCGGCAGTTCGACCTGACCGCTCACGGGCTCTCCTGGCGGTGGCCCGAGGTTCAGTACAGCCATCCGCTCGACGGCGGGCGCGGCGCCGCAGCATGGCGATCGGTGCCGGACACGGCGGCGGCCCTCGGTAGCGACGGGCCGCGATGGACGTCGCTGTTCGGAGCCCTGTCCGATCGTTTCGACGTAATCGCCGAGGACTTCCTCCGGCCGATGCTGCACGTACCCGCGCACCCGCTGCAACTGGCCAGATTCGGCGCGTACGCGGCGCTGCCGACCGGGTGGCTGGCTCGGCGCTGGTCCACCGACGAGGCCCGCGCGCTCGTCGCAGGCGTTGCGGCCCATGCGTTCCGGCCGTTCGACTCGCCGATGTCCGCCGCCATCGGGCTCGCCCTGGGTACCGCTGCGCACCGCTACGGATGGCCCGTCGCCGCAGGCGGTTCCGGAGCCATCGCCGCGGCGCAGGTGTCGATGCTGACCAGCCTGGGAGCGACGTTCCTGACGGGCACGTCTGTCACGTCGTTGGCCGAGTTGGGCTCGCCGGACATCGTGATGCTCGACGTCGCGCCGGCAGCGGCGGCCCGCATCGCGGGCGACACCATGCCGCCGCGGATCATCCGGTCGCTGAACAGGTTTCGCCACGGGCCGGGGTCCTTCAAGGTCGACTTCGCCGTCGCGCAGGGGGTGCCCTGGACACACGAACCGTCACGTCGCGCCGGGACGGTGCACGTGGGTGGCAGCCTGTCGGAGATCGCCCTGGTGGAGAAGATGGTCAATCGCGGGCGGATGCCCGAGCGGCCGTTCGTGCTCGTCGGACAGCAGTACGTCGCCGACGGCTCGCGCTCCCGCGACGACGTGCATCCGCTCTACGCCTACGCGCACGTTCCGTCCGGGTACACCGGGGACGCCACCGCGGCGATCGAAGCGCAGATCGAGAGGTTCGCCCCGGGCTTCCGCGACCGGATCCTGGCCCGGCACGTCCGATCGACGACTCAGATGGCCCAGTACAACGCCAACTACGTCGGCGGTGACATCGTCACCGGCGCGAACACGCCGTGGCAGTTGGTGTTCCGGCCCCGGACCACCCTGGATCCGTACAGCCTGGGCCTCCCGGGCGTGTACCTGTGCTCGGCCGCGACTCCCCCGGGAGCCGGCGCGCACGGGATGTGCGGGTTCAACGCCGCCCATTCCGCCCTCCGTCGACTCGGTGCCTGA
- the hypB gene encoding hydrogenase nickel incorporation protein HypB, producing the protein MGRFHRHDDGTTHEHADEQSHGHDEPSGSAVHPPDHGQARGPSKGRELGDHSGYRTGGERIDVLERIFDENDRTADANRSDFAEHGVCTINLMSSPGAGKTTLLRETLLRISGTARMGIIEGDIETSLDADRLAGLGAEITLINTGNGFGGECHLDAPMVRSAVKRLPLDDLDVVLIENVGNLVCPAEFDVGEHARAMIYSITEGEEKPLKYPVMFRSVDLVVINKIDLLPHLDFDLGLFRANLRQINPHVATIEVSARTGDGVDEWCRWITDTWTGATASLAGHPAHR; encoded by the coding sequence ATGGGTAGATTCCACCGGCACGACGACGGAACGACCCACGAGCACGCGGACGAACAATCACACGGGCACGACGAGCCCAGCGGGTCGGCTGTTCATCCACCGGATCACGGTCAGGCGCGGGGGCCGTCGAAGGGCCGGGAGTTGGGTGATCACAGCGGTTATCGGACCGGGGGCGAGCGGATCGACGTCCTGGAGCGGATCTTCGACGAGAACGACCGGACCGCGGACGCCAACCGGAGCGATTTCGCCGAGCACGGGGTCTGCACGATCAACCTGATGTCGTCCCCGGGGGCGGGCAAGACCACGTTGCTGCGCGAAACCCTTCTCCGGATCAGCGGTACCGCCAGGATGGGGATCATCGAGGGCGACATCGAGACGAGCCTGGACGCCGATCGTCTGGCCGGGCTGGGCGCCGAGATCACCCTGATCAACACCGGCAACGGCTTCGGCGGCGAATGCCACCTCGACGCGCCGATGGTGCGGTCCGCCGTAAAGCGCCTCCCGCTGGACGATCTGGACGTCGTCCTCATCGAGAACGTCGGCAACCTCGTCTGCCCGGCCGAGTTCGACGTCGGCGAACACGCCAGGGCGATGATCTACTCGATCACCGAGGGGGAGGAGAAGCCGCTCAAGTACCCGGTGATGTTCCGCTCCGTGGATCTGGTGGTGATCAACAAGATCGACCTGCTGCCGCACCTCGATTTCGATCTCGGCCTCTTCCGCGCGAACCTGCGGCAGATCAACCCGCACGTGGCGACCATCGAGGTGAGTGCACGGACCGGCGACGGCGTGGACGAGTGGTGCCGCTGGATCACCGACACCTGGACCGGCGCCACCGCATCCCTGGCCGGCCATCCCGCGCACCGCTGA
- a CDS encoding hydrogenase maturation nickel metallochaperone HypA — protein sequence MHELSICSSIAKIVNRSANGRPVRTIHLQVGQLRQIVPETLVYCWGLVTADTVLDGSILEVDRIAAVVTCQSCGQIREVGAHPNFSCTGCGGTHVEVTSGEEFLITTLDLAEVQEHG from the coding sequence ATGCATGAGCTGTCCATCTGCAGCTCCATCGCGAAGATCGTGAACCGATCCGCGAACGGACGGCCGGTGCGGACCATTCATCTCCAGGTCGGGCAACTCCGGCAGATCGTCCCGGAGACTCTCGTCTACTGCTGGGGTCTCGTGACTGCTGACACGGTCCTCGACGGGTCCATCCTCGAGGTGGACCGCATTGCCGCCGTGGTCACCTGCCAGTCGTGCGGGCAGATCCGGGAGGTGGGCGCCCACCCGAATTTCAGCTGCACGGGCTGCGGGGGCACGCACGTCGAGGTAACGTCCGGCGAAGAATTCCTGATCACGACGCTCGACCTCGCGGAGGTGCAGGAACATGGGTAG
- a CDS encoding serine hydrolase, which produces MNETKPLPDQESIAEALAYFDSYLEFRQVFGRIPGVQAAVFTGGGVALSTAHGQADVEADVPLTTSHLFRIASHSKTFTATLILRLVEAGRLRLDDSAAAHVDSLAGTVAGTRTVRELLEHASGLYRDSLNGDFWQLVGPFPDAERLQEILLDPAAPVIPANERFKYSNIAYSLLGLIIEAVAGTSYADAVTSGIIDRLGLQDVGPEYDPHRSNEYAAGYTSLAYARKRSPIDHVDTRAMAAATGFFATASDLVTYFSAHFFGDERLLSDAGKRQMQHPAWKVESGETQYGLGLAVTQVGEREMIGHGGGYPGHITNSVADTHAGLAVSVLTNCIDGPAEALAHACVKLIDLAGRKPRGDGIGLGRFAGRYASLWGVIDIALLGGRLYQIHPTAVDPTAEAAELVFVDDHTLRVAGGAGFESYGEHYRFTFGSDGEVRSMRGGSATTMYPLADYTVPERVVAQHR; this is translated from the coding sequence ATGAACGAGACGAAACCGCTGCCCGACCAGGAGTCCATCGCCGAGGCGCTGGCCTACTTCGATTCCTATCTCGAGTTCCGGCAGGTCTTCGGGCGGATCCCCGGAGTCCAGGCCGCCGTGTTCACCGGCGGCGGTGTCGCCCTGTCCACCGCGCACGGCCAGGCCGACGTGGAGGCCGATGTCCCGCTGACGACGTCCCACCTGTTCCGGATCGCCTCGCATTCCAAGACGTTCACCGCGACCCTGATCCTGCGGCTCGTCGAGGCGGGACGGCTCAGGCTGGACGACAGCGCCGCGGCCCACGTCGATTCGCTGGCCGGCACCGTGGCAGGCACCCGGACCGTGCGCGAGCTGCTGGAGCATGCCTCCGGTCTCTACCGGGACAGCCTGAACGGTGACTTCTGGCAGCTGGTCGGCCCCTTCCCGGATGCGGAGCGACTGCAGGAGATCCTGCTCGATCCGGCCGCACCGGTGATCCCGGCCAACGAGCGGTTCAAGTATTCCAACATCGCCTATTCGCTCCTGGGCCTGATCATCGAAGCCGTCGCCGGCACGTCCTACGCGGACGCGGTGACGTCCGGAATCATCGACCGGCTCGGTCTGCAGGACGTCGGACCCGAGTACGACCCACACCGCTCGAACGAATACGCCGCCGGATACACCTCCCTGGCGTACGCCCGGAAGCGTTCGCCCATCGACCATGTCGATACCAGGGCGATGGCGGCGGCCACCGGGTTCTTTGCCACCGCGAGCGATCTGGTGACCTATTTCTCCGCCCATTTCTTCGGCGACGAGCGGTTGCTGTCCGACGCAGGCAAGCGGCAGATGCAGCATCCGGCCTGGAAGGTCGAGTCGGGGGAGACGCAGTACGGTCTCGGACTGGCGGTGACCCAGGTGGGCGAGCGCGAGATGATCGGTCACGGCGGAGGTTACCCGGGCCACATCACCAACTCGGTGGCTGATACCCATGCGGGACTTGCCGTTTCGGTGCTCACCAACTGCATCGACGGACCGGCCGAGGCCCTGGCCCACGCCTGCGTCAAGCTGATCGACCTCGCCGGCAGAAAGCCGCGTGGTGACGGCATCGGTCTCGGCCGTTTCGCCGGTCGCTATGCATCGCTCTGGGGAGTGATCGACATCGCGTTGCTCGGTGGCCGGCTCTACCAGATCCATCCCACCGCAGTCGATCCCACCGCTGAAGCAGCCGAACTGGTCTTCGTCGACGATCACACCCTGCGGGTCGCGGGAGGTGCCGGGTTCGAGTCCTACGGCGAGCACTATCGATTCACCTTCGGCTCCGACGGCGAGGTCCGGTCGATGCGCGGGGGCAGCGCCACCACGATGTATCCGCTCGCGGACTACACCGTCCCCGAGCGGGTCGTCGCGCAACACCGGTAG
- a CDS encoding helix-turn-helix domain-containing protein → MSQAVDSWSKEMFAAAVCRLLRDSRRRQKLTQAQVAARTGGLISKAALANYETGHRSLRVDVLWVIAKALGENIGNLVASAERGIGHRQDADGSSPITIDIEEIRENGDARLGPVRRWIELQHGIRQPSGGVMTLDPGAIVALSALMGVSPLECRAILMTVAGRFEQSVSHSIPEHVSA, encoded by the coding sequence ATGAGCCAGGCCGTCGACTCGTGGTCGAAGGAGATGTTCGCGGCGGCGGTCTGCCGACTCCTGCGCGACTCACGTCGGCGGCAGAAGCTCACCCAGGCCCAGGTGGCCGCGCGCACCGGTGGGCTGATCTCCAAGGCGGCGCTGGCCAACTACGAGACCGGTCATCGGTCCCTGCGGGTCGACGTGCTGTGGGTGATCGCCAAGGCGCTCGGTGAGAACATCGGCAACCTGGTGGCCAGCGCCGAGCGCGGCATAGGACACCGACAGGACGCCGACGGCAGCAGTCCGATCACCATCGACATCGAGGAGATCAGGGAGAACGGCGATGCCAGGCTGGGCCCGGTCCGGCGGTGGATCGAGTTGCAGCACGGAATCCGTCAGCCCTCCGGCGGCGTGATGACGCTGGATCCCGGCGCGATCGTGGCGCTGTCGGCCCTGATGGGCGTCAGTCCCCTCGAATGTCGCGCCATCCTGATGACGGTGGCGGGTCGCTTCGAACAGTCGGTCTCCCACTCGATCCCGGAGCACGTCAGCGCCTGA
- the hypF gene encoding carbamoyltransferase HypF produces MLRSSSLRCRRRIRVSGLVQGVGFRPFVYATAMEFHLAGSVINDSAGVLIELEGDPAAVEEFLVRLRRRPPPLAVVDRVETSDIPVRGGTGFHIGATAAGSAGRTLASPDVATCRDCLAEMGDPADRRYRHPFITCTNCGPRFTVITSLPYDRASTTMAGFQMCPACLAEYNDPADRRFHAQPIACRECGPRLQFLVPGEPATTDEAAMAAARAALSAGRILAVKGLGGYHLVCDAGDDRAVAELRRRKKRGDKPFAVMVPDLSTAAMVADLTLEEAALLESRARPIVLLSTRADGPVRVAVSVAPGNPDLGVLLPYTPVHALLFGLPGDAPSPVVLVMTSGNMSGEPIITDDEDAVELLGPIVDGWLRHDRPIHVPCDDSVARVVDGGPQPIRRSRGYAPLPIALPVPVEAMLAVGADLKNTCCIADGGYAWMSQHIGDMDDVRSLETLGVTAGHLKMLTGVVPGLVVSDRHPGYRSTAWADRQPVHRSQVQHHHAHICSVLAEHGWGDQPVIGIAFDGTGFGSDGAVWGGEVLIARYQDFSRFAHLGYVPLPGGDAAVERPYRMALSHLTAAGVPWDQDLACVVHCPPEERRVLRHQLDTGFACVPTSSMGRLFDAVSAIAGVRQVADYEAQAAIELEGLSRNRFRLSPMAYAFGIGGTGTTGADGLVVDCGPVIRAVAADALDGRPAGDIGARFHRGVVDLVVTLADRARESTGLATVALSGGVFQNALLLGASCDRLRRAGFTVLRNRRVPPNDGGLALGQLAAAGAQHVERGVPPCV; encoded by the coding sequence ATGCTGCGCAGCTCTTCTCTGCGGTGCCGGCGCCGGATCCGCGTGTCGGGCCTCGTCCAGGGCGTCGGGTTCCGACCTTTCGTGTACGCCACCGCGATGGAGTTCCACCTGGCCGGATCGGTGATCAACGACAGCGCCGGGGTGCTGATCGAACTCGAGGGCGATCCGGCGGCCGTCGAGGAATTCCTGGTGCGTCTGCGCCGCCGGCCCCCACCGCTGGCCGTCGTGGACCGGGTCGAGACATCCGACATCCCGGTCCGGGGCGGCACCGGGTTCCACATCGGCGCGACCGCGGCCGGTTCGGCGGGTCGCACTCTGGCGTCCCCCGACGTGGCCACCTGCCGTGACTGCCTCGCCGAGATGGGCGATCCGGCGGACCGGCGATACCGGCACCCGTTCATCACCTGCACCAACTGCGGGCCGCGGTTCACCGTCATCACCTCGCTCCCGTACGACCGCGCCAGCACCACGATGGCCGGGTTCCAGATGTGCCCGGCCTGCCTCGCGGAGTACAACGATCCCGCCGATCGCCGGTTCCACGCACAGCCGATCGCCTGCCGGGAGTGCGGGCCGCGACTGCAGTTCCTGGTGCCGGGGGAGCCCGCGACGACCGACGAGGCGGCGATGGCTGCAGCCCGGGCGGCGCTCTCGGCCGGCCGCATCCTCGCGGTCAAGGGTCTGGGTGGCTACCACCTGGTCTGCGATGCCGGTGACGATCGGGCCGTGGCCGAACTCCGCCGACGAAAGAAGCGCGGTGACAAGCCCTTCGCTGTGATGGTCCCCGACCTGAGCACCGCGGCGATGGTCGCCGACCTGACGCTGGAGGAGGCCGCGCTGCTGGAGAGCCGGGCCCGGCCGATCGTGTTGCTGTCCACGCGCGCCGACGGACCGGTCAGGGTCGCCGTCTCGGTGGCCCCGGGCAACCCGGACCTGGGCGTGCTGCTGCCGTACACGCCTGTGCACGCCCTGCTGTTCGGCCTGCCCGGCGATGCGCCTTCCCCGGTGGTCCTGGTGATGACCTCGGGGAACATGTCGGGCGAGCCGATCATCACCGACGACGAGGACGCCGTGGAGCTGCTCGGCCCGATCGTCGACGGCTGGTTGCGTCATGATCGCCCGATCCACGTACCGTGCGACGACTCCGTGGCCCGTGTCGTGGACGGCGGACCGCAACCCATCCGCCGGTCCAGAGGCTATGCGCCACTGCCGATCGCGCTCCCGGTCCCGGTGGAGGCGATGCTGGCGGTCGGCGCGGACCTGAAGAACACCTGCTGCATCGCCGACGGCGGGTACGCCTGGATGAGCCAGCACATCGGGGACATGGACGACGTGCGCTCGTTGGAGACGCTCGGCGTCACCGCCGGTCATCTGAAGATGCTGACCGGTGTCGTTCCGGGGCTGGTGGTCTCGGACCGTCACCCCGGGTACCGGAGCACCGCGTGGGCCGATCGTCAGCCCGTGCACCGGTCGCAGGTCCAACATCACCATGCGCACATCTGCTCCGTCCTGGCCGAGCACGGCTGGGGCGATCAACCGGTCATCGGGATCGCATTCGACGGAACCGGTTTCGGCTCCGACGGTGCGGTCTGGGGCGGAGAGGTGTTGATCGCCCGCTATCAGGACTTCTCCCGGTTCGCCCATCTCGGGTACGTGCCACTGCCCGGCGGAGATGCAGCGGTGGAGCGGCCCTACCGGATGGCGCTGTCGCATCTCACGGCCGCCGGGGTGCCGTGGGACCAGGATCTGGCCTGTGTGGTGCACTGTCCGCCGGAGGAGCGCCGGGTGCTCCGGCACCAACTCGACACCGGATTCGCATGCGTTCCCACCTCCAGCATGGGCCGACTGTTCGACGCCGTCAGCGCGATTGCGGGCGTGCGTCAGGTGGCCGACTACGAGGCGCAGGCCGCCATCGAGCTGGAAGGGCTGTCCCGCAACCGGTTCCGCCTGTCGCCCATGGCCTACGCCTTCGGCATCGGCGGGACCGGCACCACCGGGGCCGACGGGCTGGTGGTGGACTGCGGTCCGGTGATCAGGGCCGTCGCCGCCGACGCGCTGGACGGCCGGCCGGCCGGCGACATCGGCGCGCGTTTCCATCGTGGGGTCGTCGATCTGGTGGTGACCCTGGCCGACCGGGCCCGCGAGTCGACCGGCCTGGCCACCGTTGCTCTGTCGGGCGGCGTGTTCCAGAACGCGCTGCTGCTGGGTGCGTCCTGCGACCGACTGCGTCGTGCCGGTTTCACCGTCCTGCGCAATCGTCGGGTCCCGCCGAATGACGGCGGTCTGGCCCTGGGTCAGCTGGCTGCCGCCGGCGCACAGCATGTCGAGAGAGGGGTTCCACCATGTGTCTAG
- a CDS encoding SigE family RNA polymerase sigma factor — translation MAGAASFEDFFQLQQAGLVRYAALLAGSTAQGEDLAQDVLVRMYLRWDRLSTGEGNLLAYARRAITNEHVSWRRRWSTRHVQAVGDRLPDTPVNPWTEGPDEELWRRLHALPARPRAALIMRFYQDLTDAEIADALDCRVGTVRSHISRGLAALRIDALAPSGSSSGPRDAPAVFAVRDEKEPRDER, via the coding sequence GTGGCAGGAGCAGCGTCGTTCGAGGACTTCTTCCAACTCCAGCAGGCCGGGCTGGTCCGCTATGCGGCGCTATTGGCCGGATCGACCGCCCAGGGCGAGGATCTGGCCCAGGACGTGCTGGTCCGGATGTACCTGCGCTGGGACCGGTTGTCGACCGGTGAGGGCAACCTGCTGGCCTACGCGCGGCGGGCCATCACGAACGAGCACGTCTCCTGGCGCCGCCGCTGGAGCACCAGGCATGTACAGGCCGTCGGCGATCGACTGCCGGACACCCCGGTGAATCCTTGGACCGAAGGACCCGACGAAGAACTGTGGCGGCGCCTGCACGCTCTGCCCGCCCGCCCGAGGGCGGCCCTGATCATGCGCTTCTACCAGGACCTCACCGACGCCGAGATCGCCGACGCACTGGACTGCCGCGTAGGCACCGTGCGCTCGCACATCAGTCGCGGACTGGCCGCACTCCGCATCGACGCCCTGGCTCCGTCGGGGTCTTCGTCCGGCCCCCGCGACGCACCGGCCGTCTTCGCCGTCCGAGACGAGAAGGAACCACGAGATGAACGATAG